One window from the genome of Elaeis guineensis isolate ETL-2024a chromosome 5, EG11, whole genome shotgun sequence encodes:
- the LOC105044972 gene encoding LOW QUALITY PROTEIN: AP-3 complex subunit mu (The sequence of the model RefSeq protein was modified relative to this genomic sequence to represent the inferred CDS: inserted 1 base in 1 codon): MLQCIFLLSDSGEVMLEKQMTAHRVDRSICAWFWDYVLSQGGDSSKILPVIASPTHYLFQIFREGITFLACAQVEMPPLMGIEFLCRVADVLTDYLGGLNEDLIKDNFVIVYELLDEMMDNGFPLTTEPSILREMIAPPNIVSKMLSVVXGKSSNVSNTLPDATSSFIPWRKSDMKNASNEVYVNLVEEMDAVVNREGVLVKCEIYGEIQVNSHLPGLPDLTLSFANPTILNDVRFHPCVRFRPWESDQTLSFVPPDGQFKLMSYRVKKLKSTPIYVKPQLTSDAGSCRINVLVGIRNDPGKTIDSITVQFQLPLCVASADLTSNHGTVDILADKTCNWSIGRIPKDKSPSLSGNLVLEAGLDRLHVFPVFKVGFKIMGVALSGLQIDKLDIKNTPSRPYKGFRALTQAGEYEVRS, translated from the exons TGCATCTTTCTACTGTCGGATTCCGG GGAGGTGATGCTAGAGAAACAGATGACGGCGCACAGGGTGGACCGCTCCATCTGCGCTTGGTTCTGGGACTATGTCCTCTCCCAAGGCGGCGATTCCTCCAAG ATCTTGCCAGTGATTGCCTCGCCGACTCATTACCTCTTCCAAATCTTTCGCGAGGGGATCACCTTCCTGGCGTGCGCGCAGGTCGAGATGCCTCCGCTCATGGGCATCGAG TTCCTCTGTAGAGTTGCAGATGTTCTGACCGATTATCTTGGAGGATTAAATGAAGACTTGATAAAGGATAattttgtaattgtatatgag CTTTTGGATGAAATGATGGACAATGGTTTTCCTCTGACAACAGAACCAAGCATCTTGAGGGAGATGATAGCTCCACCAAATATTGTTAGTAAGATGTTGAGTGTTG ACGGTAAAAGTTCCAATGTAAGCAATACACTTCCAGATGCAACATCATCTTTTATTCCCTGGAGAAAATCTGACATGAAGAATGCAAGCAATGAAGTTTATGTGAACCTTGTTGAAGAAATGGATGCAGTTGTAAACAG AGAAGGGGTTTTGGTGAAGTGTGAAATCTATGGTGAAATTCAAGTAAACTCACACCTTCCCGGTCTTCCTGATTTGACTCTGTCATTTGCAAATCCTACTATCCTGAATGATGTGAGGTTCCATCCTTGTGTTCGATTTCGGCCTTGGGAATCAGATCAAACTCTGTCATTTGTGCCTCCTGATGGGCAGTTTAAGCTTATGAGTTACAG GGTTAAAAAGCTGAAGAGCACACCAATATATGTGAAGCCACAGCTAACTTCAGATGCTGGAAGTTGTCGCATTAATGTTTTAGTTGGAATACGCAATGATCCTGGAAAAACAATTGACTCAATTACAGTACAGTTTCAACTGCCGTTATGTGTTGCCTCAGCAGATTTAACCTCAAATCATGGCACAGTAGACATCCTCGCTGATAAG ACCTGCAATTGGTCAATTGGACGAATTCCAAAAGATAAATCCCCATCTCTCTCAGGTAATCTAGTTCTCGAGGCAGGGCTAGATCGGTTGCATGTATTTCCTGTTTTCAAAGTTGGATTCAAAATCATGGGGGTTGCACTCTCGGGCTTGCAAATAGATAAATTAGACATCAAAAATACGCCAAGCCGTCCATACAAAGGTTTCCGAGCCCTCACTCAAGCTGGGGAGTATGAAGTGAGGTCCTGA